One window from the genome of Cucumis melo cultivar AY chromosome 10, USDA_Cmelo_AY_1.0, whole genome shotgun sequence encodes:
- the LOC103489208 gene encoding uncharacterized protein LOC103489208: MGSFSVEDFVGNGVLKDLLPTLLDEGWDDVPTLKVMNSEDMDAISMTRQQKEAIEIRTYLHDRSLMPYADRLESTGKCLPELLSLSVEDLTSQFRMKRGHVARFRDRKSSCVDPSTNKSDAPIPSTSIKRTYQSNSSKRMLSMRSRTFQDKTVEQALSEFKIEDGYVFKGIVATELAGHIACGCVQPSPIVDKIAPYSAIENISVQKLTPEYKIGMERLVKTKTPPMKASALWHDKPAIILCIRRPGCIMCRAEAHQLYARKPIFDALGYQLFAVIHENIESEVKDFWPRYWGGTVLFDQGREFFKALGGGKLMKEKFLFGFLFNPRAIANYKRAKAMGIKQNFNGEGEIKGGLFILGSAKRGIAYQFIERNFGDWAPLSEVIEICTKIQSHSQASGLSIKPSQEDNRSSSLV, translated from the exons ATGGGTTCTTTCTCTGTGGAAGATTTTGTGGGAAATGGGGTTCTTAAGGATCTGCTTCCCACTTTGCTGGATGAAGGCTGGGATGATGTACCCACCTTGAAGGTCATGAATTCTGAGGATATGGATGCTATAAGCATGACACGACAACAAAAG GAAGCAATTGAGATAAGAACTTACCTCCACGATAGATCTCTGATGCCGTATGCAGATAGGCTAGAGTCCACCGGGAAATGTTTGCCTGAACTTCTAAGCTTAAGTGTTGAGGATTTAACATCTCAATTCCGCATGAAGAGAGGTCATGTTGCACGTTTCCGTGATAGAAAAAGTTCGTGTGTGGATCCCTCGACCAATAAGTCTGATGCTCCTATTCCATCAACAAGCATCAAGAGGACTTATCAGTCTAACAGCTCAAAGAGGATGCTGAGTATGAGAAGCCGAACCTTTCAGGATAAAACAGTTGAGCAAGCACTGAGTGAATTTAAAATTGAAGACGGGTATGTGTTCAAGGGGATTGTTGCAACAGAACTAGCTGGTCATATAGCATGTGGTTGTGTGCAACCTTCTCCTATTGTTGATAAAATTGCTCCTTATTCTGCCATTGAAAACATCTCCGTTCAGAAATTAACTCCAGAGTATAAAATTGGAATGGAGCGTTTGGTGAAGACTAAGACTCCCCCTATGAAAGCATCAGCACTATGGCACGATAAGCCAGCCATTATCCTCTGTATTAGACGACCTGG GTGCATCATGTGCAGAGCAGAAGCTCACCAGCTATATGCCAGAAAACCAATATTTGATGCACTAGGATACCAACTATTCGCTGTAATTCATGAAAACATAGAATCAGAG GTGAAGGACTTCTGGCCCCGGTACTGGGGAGGCACTGTACTCTTTGACCAAGGCAGAGAATTCTTCAAAGCTCTAGGTGGTGGAAAGTTAATGAAGGAAAAATTCCTATTCGGATTTCTTTTCAACCCTCGGGCTATAGCAAATTATAAGCGTGCAAAAGCAATGGGAATAAAGCAAAACTTCAATGGAGAAGGAGAAATTAAGGGTGGTTTGTTCATTCTTGGCTCAGCAAAGCGTGGTATTGCTTACCAGTTTATTGAGCGGAACTTTGGGGACTGGGCGCCTCTTTCTGAAGTAATTGAGATCTGTACAAAAATACAG AGCCACTCGCAAGCTTCAGGGCTATCCATCAAACCATCCCAAGAAGATAACCGGAGTTCGTCCCTAGTCTAA
- the LOC103489205 gene encoding DNA-directed RNA polymerase 1B, mitochondrial, with translation MWRNVLKRAASRKATLFSELSSSTSRKVTEDHIFLDQIRYSRSLETLNTCCQSGDSSRISFLHPQKVGFTNSNFPHSSNPVAFYGVLNHAEGYATAAEAAISEGDLSGSEEIQEIMEGISKQDKVEPHFKKPKRMVDRKGEATYDMLRKRQIKIETEAWEEAAREYEELIAEICEQKLSPNLPYMKSLFLGWFQPFRDAIVAEQESIKSKSKNFCPNHAPYFNLLPADMMAVITMHKLVGVMMSDFEGNGIVKVTQAATHIGEAIENEVRIRHFFEKKKQPEKLAEDQDKLRKKVTKLMKQQKLQKVNFIVKKHDDLKPWGTDVHVKVGCTLIKFLIETAYIQPPVDQLGDAPPDLRPAFVHYLKTSPKETQKLGRRYGVIECDPLVRRGMVKTAGHMVIPYMPMLVPPLNWTGYDKGAYFFLPSYVMRIRGAKQQREAVRRAPRTQLEPVFKALDILGSTKWRVNKRVLSIIERIWASGGRLADLVDREDLPLPEEPSVEDEAEIRKWKWKVKAVKKENSERHSQRCDVELKLAVARKMKDEEGFYYPHNLDFRGRAYPMHPNLNHIGSDLCRGILEFAEGRPLGESGLRWLKIHLANLYAGGVDKLSYKDRISFTENHLDEIFDSADRPLEGSRWWLGAEDPFQCLAVCINLSEALRSPSPETTISHLPIHQDGSCNGLQHYAALGRDKLGAEAVNLAAGDKPADVYSGIASRVLDIIRSDALKDPASYPNALHAKLLINQVDRKLVKQTVMTSVYGVTLVGAKDQISQRLKERASIGNERQLFSASCYAAKTTLTAIGEMFEEAKSIMNWLGECAKVIASENKDVRWTTPLGLPVVQPYRKPGRHIVKTSLQVLSLQRETDKVMAARQKSAFPPNFIHSLDSSHMMMTALACKNAGLHFAGVHDSYWTHACDVDEMNRILRQKFVELYEAPILENLLKEFKKSFPNTKFPPLPAGGDFDLKEVLKSPYFFN, from the exons ATGTGGAGAAACGTTTTGAAAAGAGCTGCTTCAAGGAAAGCTACATTATTCTCCGAGCTGTCTTCTTCTACCTCAAGAAAAGTTACTGAAGACCATATCTTTCTCGATCAAATTAGATATTCCAGGTCGCTAGAAACCTTGAACACTTGTTGCCAATCAGGGGACTCTAGTAGAATCAGCTTTCTCCATCCCCAAAAAGTTGGATTTACGAACTCCAATTTCCCACATTCAAGCAATCCAGTGGCGTTTTATGGTGTTCTAAACCATGCTGAAGGCTACGCTACTGCTGCCGAGGCAGCCATTTCCGAAGGGGATTTATCGGGCTCCGAAGAAATTCAGGAAATAATGGAGGGGATAAGCAAACAAGATAAGGTGGAGCCTCACTTTAAGAAGCCTAAGAGGATGGTCGATAGAAAAGGGGAAGCGACGTACGATATGCTACGGAAGAGACAGATAAAGATAGAGACAGAGGCATGGGAAGAGGCTGCTAGAGAATACGAAGAACTTATAGCGGAAATATGTGAGCAGAAGCTGTCGCCCAATTTACCTTACATGAAGTCTTTATTCCTTGGTTGGTTCCAACCCTTTCGTGATGCAATTGTTGCAGAGCAAGAATCAATCAAGAGTAAGAGTAAGAATTTCTGTCCGAATCACGCTCCTTATTTCAATCTTCTACCGGCAGATATGATGGCAGTGATTACAATGCATAAGTTAGTGGGGGTGATGATGAGTGATTTTGAAGGAAACGGTATTGTCAAGGTAACCCAAGCTGCTACTCATATAGGAGAAGCAATTGAAAACGAG GTCAGGATACGACATTTCTTTGAGAAGAAGAAACAACCGGAGAAACTAGCCGAAGATCAAGACAAATTGAGGAAAAAAGTCACCAAGCTGATGAAACAACAGAAGTTGCAGAAAGTGAATTTTATAGTAAAAAAGCATGATGACTTAAAGCCTTGGGGCACGGATGTTCATGTGaag GTTGGTTGCACCTTGATTAAGTTTTTGATAGAAACAGCCTATATTCAACCTCCAGTTGATCAGTTAGGAGATGCCCCACCTGATCTTCGCCCTGCCTTTGTGCATTATCTTAAAACCTCCCCGAAAGAAACACA GAAACTTGGCAGGAGATATGGTGTTATTGAATGTGATCCACTTGTTCGTCGAGGCATGGTGAAAACT GCTGGGCACATGGTCATTCCGTATATGCCTATGCTGGTGCCTCCTCTTAATTGGACAGG GTATGACAAAGGGGCATACTTTTTCCTACCATCATATGTTATGCGAATACGTGGGGCAAAACAGCAACGTGAAGCAGTTAGAAGGGCTCCAAGGACGCAACTAGAGCCTGTTTTTAAG GCACTTGATATACTTGGGAGTACCAAGTGGCGGGTGAATAAAAGAGTACTTAGCATTATCGAGAGGATATGGGCTAGTGGTGGTCGTCTTGCTGACTTGGTTGACCGTGAAGAT CTTCCTCTGCCCGAGGAGCCAAGCGTGGAAGATGAAGCAGAAATTCGAAAATGGAAGTGGAAAGTCAAGGCTGTGAAAAAGGAGAATAGTGAAAGGCATTCACAACGGTGTGACGTAGAGCTTAAGCTTGCG GTGGCCAGGAAAATGAAAGACGAGGAAGGCTTTTACTATCCTCACAATCTAGATTTCCGAGGTCGTGCATACCCCATgcatccaaatttgaatcatattggTTCTGATTTGTGTCGAGGCATTTTAGAATTTGCAGAGGGACGGCCTCTTGGGGAGTCCGGGTTACGTTGGTTAAAGATACATTTAGCAAATCTGTATGCTGGTGGTGTGGACAAGTTATCTTATAAGGACAGGATATCATTTACCGAGAACCATTTGGATGAGATTTTTGATTCTGCAGACAGGCCTCTTGAAGGATCCCGTTGGTGGTTGGGTGCAGAGGATCCTTTTCAGTGCTTGGCAGTGTGTATTAATCTGTCAGAGGCGTTAAGAAGTCCCTCGCCGGAAACAACTATTTCCCATTTGCCTATACATCAG GATGGTTCCTGCAATGGCTTGCAACACTATGCAGCTCTTGGGAGGGACAAG TTGGGAGCAGAAGCAGTTAACCTTGCAGCAGGTGACAAACCCGCGGACGTGTACTCAGGAATTGCTTCCAG AGTTCTTGACATAATACGAAGTGATGCATTGAAAGATCCTGCGAGTTATCCAAATGCATTGCATGCCAAACTCTTAATCAATCAG GTAGATCGTAAACTGGTGAAGCAAACAGTGATGACATCAGTGTATGGTGTTACTCTTGTTGGTGCCAAAGATCAGATTAGTCAAAGGTTGAAAGAAAGAGCATCCATCGGCAATGAGCGACAGTTATTTTCAGCTTCTTGCTATGCAGCTAAA ACTACCTTGACTGCTATTGGGGAAATGTTTGAAGAAGCAAAATCTATCATGAACTGGCTTGGCGAATGTGCGAAG GTGATAGCTTCAGAAAATAAGGATGTTCGATGGACCACTCCTCTTGGATTGCCGGTGGTGCAACCTTACCGGAAGCCAGGAAGACATATC GTCAAGACTTCCTTGCAAGTGTTGAGTCTACAACGAGAAACTGACAAG GTCATGGCTGCGCGTCAGAAATCAGCATTTCCTCCAAATTTTATACATTCCCTTGACAGTTCTCATATGATGATGACTGCTCTCGCCTGCAAAAATGCAGGCCTACACTTTGCAG GAGTCCATGATTCATATTGGACCCATGCATGTGATGTCGACGAAATGAATAGAATACTTAGGCAGAAGTTCGTTGAGCTATATGAGGCTCCTATTCTGGAGAAT TTATTGAAGGAATTCAAAAAGTCTTTCCCCAACACAAAATTTCCTCCTCTACCTGCTGGGGGAGACTTCGATCTCAAAGAGGTTCTGAAGTCTCCCTATTTCTTCAATTAG
- the LOC103489204 gene encoding uncharacterized protein LOC103489204: MSSKATVRRHILERQACPKEKDRTSQNILSKHLKKIYPIGLQRTTSSLSLSSLSLSLSQNSNDSSLTDSSIQLDQKISYAIRLITPPPERREVPLPKSIQQQSQELSDGELRRCNWITHTSDKAYVSFHDECWGVPVYDDNRLFELLALSGMLMDYNWTEIVKRRELFREAFAGFEPSIVANMGEKEITDIASDKAIMLVESRVRCIVDNAKCILKIARDFGSFSNYMWSSVNFKPTINRFRHPRNVPLRSPKAEAISKDMVKRGFRFVGPVIVYSFMQAAGLTIDHLIDCFRHGECVNLAERPWRHI, translated from the exons ATGTCATCAAAAGCCACTGTTAGAAGACATATTTTGGAGAGGCAAGCATGTCCTAAAGAGAAAGATAGGACAAGCCAAAACATTTTGTCCAAACACCTTAAGAAGATTTACCCAATTGGGTTACAACGAACCACTTCTTCACTATCTTTATCTTCTCTGTCATTGTCTTTGTCCCAAAACTCGAATGACTCTTCTCTTACGGACTCCTCGATCCAACTAGATCAGAAAATTTCATACGCAATTCGTCTTATTACACCACCTCCTGAAAGAAGAGAAGTCCCATTGCCTAAAAGTATTCAACAACAAAGTCAAGAACTTAGTGATGGAGAATTGAGGCGGTGCAACTGGATCACTCATACCAGTG ATAAAGCCTATGTATCTTTTCACGACGAGTGTTGGGGCGTCCCAGTGTACGATGACAA CCGACTTTTCGAGCTACTTGCACTATCTGGGATGTTAATGGACTACAACTGGACTGAAATTGTGAAAAGAAGGGAACTATTTAG GGAAGCTTTTGCTGGATTTGAGCCAAGTATTGTTGCCAACATGGGGGAGAAAGAGATAACAGATATAGCATCTGACAAGGCCATTATGCTGGTGGAAAGCAGAGTGAGGTGCATAGTCGACAATGCCAAATGCATATTGAAG ATAGCTAGAGATTTTGGATCATTCAGTAACTATATGTGGAGCTCTGTGAACTTCAAACCAACAATAAATAGATTTAGACATCCAAGAAATGTTCCCTTGAGAAGTCCTAAAGCAGAAGCCATTAGCAAGGACATGGTGAAGCGTGGTTTTCGGTTTGTTGGGCCAGTGATTGTTTATTCATTCATGCAAGCGGCTGGGTTGACGATCGATCATCTTATCGATTGTTTTCGACACGGTGAATGTGTGAATCTTGCAGAAAGACCATGGAGACATATCTGA